A region of the Arcobacter sp. F155 genome:
TCTCAATAGTTTTTAAAAGAATACTTTTTAATACCTGATTATCTTTATGTAACGTAAAAGAGATTGGAATATTTTGTGTTTTTATCTGTTTGATACTATTGTCATCTTGGGTTATATCCTTGATAAACTTTTCTTCTTTTAAGTTAAAAATAGTTTTCGTAGATAGAAAATTTTTATTATTAAGCTCTTGTATTGTAATAATTAAATCTAACTCTTTTTTTTCAAGCTTTTGAATACTCTCTGTATCTTGTATATAAATAAATCTAAGTCCAGTATTTTGAGAAACAAACTTTAAAATATCATTAGCAACGCCACTATGCAATCCAAGTTTATTTATAAAATCTATAGGAACTGAATCTTTTTTCACTCCTACTTTTATAACTGGATTATCTTTTATATAAGCCTTCTCTTTTTTTGTTAGGTAGCTATTTTTATCTTTACTTGTATAAATAAAATCTGTAAAGTCTGTTTTTGTACTTTCTGTTTTTCCTAAAAGTTTAAAGGTATTTGCAATCTTTTCTAACTTAACAGGATTTATATCTCCAAAAGGAATTCCAGGAAAAAATGCAAGCTCTTTAAAAGCATCTGCTTCATACTCTAATAACTCTTTTTTTAAATTTTGAGTATTATATTTTTCTTTTATAACATCTATAGTTTCATCAACATTAGCAAATGCATACTCCCATCCCTTTAAAGATGCTTCATAAAAGTTTTTTACAATAAGTGGATTTTCTTTTGCATACTCATCAGTTGTAAAAAGGATATCACCATAAAAATCAAATCCATAATCTTTAGGATGGAAAGAGACTGGATTATAACCTTTATTTTTAAAAATATTTGGAGTAATAGTTGAATAACCAGCTACAATATCTGCTCTACCATCCATAATCTCTTCTAAGTCATATCCCTTTGCTTTAACCCATGTATAATCATCTGATTTAATCCCATTTGTTTCAAGCATTCCATAAATTGATGCAAAAAGTTCAGGGGTATCAAAATACAAAATCTTTTTGCCCTTTAAGTCTGATAATTCTTTGATTCCACGTTTTTCTATAGTATTAAGTTCTAAAGGAGAAGCTTGGCACAAAGCAAACAATTGTAAGTAGTTTGCCATTCCATTAAGTCTATGAATAATTAAATCTGAACGGCTTATTCCAAACTGTGCTTTGCCATCTCTTACTTCATAGATTGGTGCATTATTAGCTTTATACTCTTTTAAAGTTACATCTAAACCCTTTAGAGAATAAAAGCCTTTCTCTTTTGCCATAATATAACCAGCAAACTGAAACTGATACATCCAAGTTAATTGCAAACTAATTGGTGTTAGTTCCTTAGAATATAAACAATTAACACATAAAAATATATAAATTATAATTTTCTTCACTTTTATTTACGCCCTAATAATATTTTTTATTATACATGATTTTATATAAATGCAACGCAAATTGAAACACTAATGTAATAAAATTATATTAGAAAGAGGATTGATTAGATGGTAGATACAATTTATAAAATATTAGATGAACTAAATTCTTATTACTATGTGTACTGTTTGGAAAAGAATAGTATAGAAAGAACTAGAATACATGAAAATGCAGCTTGTATTAGAGATCTAGTAACCATAACAAGTAAATTAGATAAACTAAAGATTAAATTTATTGTAACTGAAAATAAAAGTATCCAACTATTAGAAAAAAATTAGTTATAACCTCAACAATGTAGTTTATTGAAAAGGAGAAAGTACTTGAACACATATTTAGCAACTTGGGATAGTGCTTATAGCATTGGACATGAAAAAGTTGACCAAGAACATAAAAAGCTTTTTGAGATTGCTTCTAAGGCATATAAGTGTCAAAATAATAAAGCAGAACTTATGTCAATTATTAAAGAGCTTATCAAATATACAAAGTTTCATTTTTCAAATGAAGAAAACTATATGGAGTCTATTGGATATAAAAATGTAGAAGAGCATAAAAGTATTCATAAAGAAATAGTGAATAAACTAAATCAATTAATCAAGAAACTAAAAACATCATCTATTGAAGAGAATATAAAAGAGTTATCAGATTTTATTAATACAAATTTATTACAACATATCCTACTTGTAGATAAAAAAGTTCATCATACTATGAAATCAAGAGAGGATTTAAAAAAGCACTTTGCATGGAAAAATAGTTATGAAGTGAAAAATGAAAAGATAGATAATGAGCACAAGGAGCTTTTTAAACTTGCAATTGAGGCATTAAACTATCACGACAAAGATATTAAAAAACATATAAAGATTACTATTAATAAATTATATGAATACATGAAGTATCACTTTGAAAATGAAGAAAAGTATATGGCTAGTATTGAATATCCACATTTAAAAGAGCATATTGCCCAACATAAAAAAATCATAAATGAAATGAACAGTTTTATTAAATCAATTCCTCTTTTAACATTAATTGATTTTGAAAGAAAATTAATAGAGTATATTGATATATGGCTAATTGGGCATATTATTTATGAAGATAGAAAAATTGTAAATGAAAATAATAGTTACTAGCTTACTAACTATTTAATCTTTTGCAAAAATGCATTTAAAGAGTTTGCAAACTTCTGTGCATCTTTTTGTGTAAAGGCACTAGGACCTTTTGTTATTTCCCCACTATCACGTATCTCTTGCATTAGATTTCTAACTGCTAGACACTCTTTTATATTATCTTCTGTGTACTCTAAGCCTCTGTGGTCTATTGCATGGGCTTGTTTTTCTATAGTCCTAGAAGCTAAAGGAATATCAGCAGTAATAACTAAATCACCCTCTTGTAAAAGCTCAACTATTTTGTTGTCAGCTTCATCAGCTCCTTGGTCTACTACCATATAAGTGATATTTGAAGATTTACCAATATTGATTTTTTTGTTTGCTATTACAAGGGTTTTTAAACCTAACCTTTCTATTGCTCTTAAAAGAATAGGTTTTAAAAGGTTAGGAAAAGCATCACCATCTACATATAAAGTCATTATAAAATCTCTTTTACTCTTCCTACTTGTCCATCTTCTAACTGAACTTTTATTCCATGTGGGTGATATGAAGAGTTTGTTAAAAGCTTTTTTACTACACCTTGTGTAAGTTTATTTGTTCTTTGATCTTTTTTCAAAACGATATTAACTTTTAATCCTATGTTAATATCGTCTCTTTCTTTTGGGTCTCTTATCATCTATTTAGCTTCGTAAGCTAAAGCTTTTTTAGCCTCATCTAAATGGTAAAAGAAAAGTGCTTTAAAAGCAAAAGTTACTTTAGTTTTCTTTTCAACACTTGTATCTAAGATAGAAAAAGAGAAAGACTCGCCTGAATCTTTTGATTCAAAAGTCACTGTAGTTGGCTTTAAAGTTTTAATCATATTCATTACAACTTTATACTCTTTTGGATTGATTCCATCTAACATATCACCAACTTTTTCTTCTCTTCTTATTGAATCAAAAAGCGTTGTAAATGTATCTTTAAATAAAGATTTACTTAATGAGATTCTTACTTTACTTGTATGAAAAGCACCACTTTTATTTAATAAAGGGTTTGGTTTAATATCTCTTATCTCTTCTAATGCAGTTAAAAAAAAGTTCTTCCCACCTAAAGTTTCACAATACTCTTTAAACTGAGAGCTTAACTCTTCTTTTGTTTTAGTATCTAATTTATTAAAATCCATGATTGTCCTATGTAATATATTAGCGTAAGTATATCTAAAATTCTTAGCAATTAATTTGCTAATTGATTTTTTCTAAAGAGTTTTCTTTTAATCTATAAATTGTCGGAGCTAGACTTTCAATAAATGACTTATGATGTGAAACTATAATCATCGATTTTTTTATACTATTCAAAATATTTACTATTTTCTTTTCTGCTTCTTCATCTAAAGCATTTGTAGGTTCATCAAGTAATAAAATCTTTGGTTTAGTAATTAAAATACTAGCAAGGGCTACTATTTTTTGTTCACCTCCGCTTAAATCATAAATAGTTCTATTTTCTAAATGCTCAATTTCTAACTCTTTTAAAATCTCAAAAGCTTTGCTATAAGCATCATCTTTTTTTATTCCCTTTGCTCTTAGATTAAACATTACATCTTCAATCACAGTAGGACATAAAAAAAAGTCATTTACATCTTGAGGTAAATATCCAATATCAGACCTATATTTTCTAAAGTCTTTTAGTTTTTCCATTTTATCATGGAATAAAAATACCTCACCCTCTTTTGGTTTTATTAGTCCTGCAACAATTTTTAAAAAAGAGCTTTTCCCACTTCCATTTGAACCAACAATTGCTATTTTCTCTTCATGGGAAACATTTAAAGTAATATCTTGAAAAAGTACTCTTTCATTTATCTCATAGGATACATTTTTTACATTTATTGAGCAACTCATACAATAAACCTTTTTATATAAATAAGTGTGATTAAGAATATTAGTATTAAATCATAATAAGAGATTTTAATAGTATTTATAAGGTATATTCTACCATGAAAACCTCTTAGGTTAAAAGTTTGCTCTAAAGCTTGGGCTTTTCTTATAGATTTAACAAAAATATGTCCAAATAGATTTCCATAAGTTTCATATGCAAAAAGTGAAGAACTAGCTTTAAAACCTCTAGCCTTTAAAGTCTGTCTTATTGTTTTTAATTCATCACTTAAAACTTGTATCATTTTTAGAGTAAAGTATATTGAACTAACAACCCTTTTTGGAAATCTCAAATCATTTAAAGCTCTTACAATATCATAACCACTAGAACGGAAGAATAATGCAATATTAAAAGCTATAATCATATTTGTTCGTAAGTAGATATTCAAAGCTTCTTCTAAAGAAGTTTGTAAAAGTAAAACTATAAAAATCATCACAATAAAAATATTAAGTAAAACTACTCTTTTTAATATTTGAAAAAAGTTTTTATATTCACAAAATAAAACATAAGCTAAAGGAAGAAAATAAAGAATTTCAACATTTGAAAAACTAATAAAAATTGAATAAAAAATTGCAGCTACAAAACTAGCAGTGGGAGAAAGACTTATCATCTTTTAATTCTTTTTAAACCTATGAAAATTAAGATTATTAAAGCAATTGCAATAATAGATGACAAAAGTGAGTTTTCACTTTTTAGCTTGGCTTTTTTATCTTTTGCTTCAGTTAAAGCATTGTCAATTTTTCCTTTTGTAGAGTGTCCACCTATAGCTTCAACTTTTACGTAAGTTACGTTTTCATAATCTTTTAAAAAGTATTCACCCTTTTCGTTAGTTTTTAAAGTTTTTAGCAGTATTTGTTTTGAGTCAAAAAGTTCTAATTTACAATTTTTACATGGACTACCAGAGTTAAAATAAGAGTATATATAAAGTTTGTCTTCTTCATAATCTAAAAATAGGTTTAGCTTATGGGCAAACAAACTTAATGATAAAAAACATAAAAAGAGAGCTATTCTCAAACTTTTGCCTCGTCTAACAAATCAGGAATTGATTTTTTTAAATAGTTTATTAAAAATAGCGTTACTAAACCTTCTATAAACATAGCTGGAACATTTGCTAAAAATACTGTGTAAGATGCGTATAAATACTCTTCTTTTGATAAAGCCAATATTAAAGCTAGTAATAAAGTAGATAGTAAAACTGCTAAGAATCCTATCATAAAATATTTTAGTTTTTCTGGAAATATATTTAACAATTGCATTTTTGATGCTAAATATATTAGGTATGCAGGTAAGGACATGATAATTAAGTTTGCACCTAAGGAGCTAATTCCACCATAACCTAAAAGTGTTGCTTGTAAAAGAAGTGCTATAAAAATAGCAAGAAATACTTGAGCTCCTAAAACAATACCTATTATTCCAATAAGTATTAAATGTATTTGAACAAAACCTAATGGAATATGTACAAAAGAAGCTATAAAAAATAGTGCAGACATAGCTGAAACTATAGCTATATTTTTGTTTTTTAAATCCTTAAAAGATAAGGCTAAAAGACCAACTGTTAGTACAGCTGTTCCTATAGCTACTTCACTTGTCAAAATTCCATCAGAGATATGCATTTCTAGTAAGCCTTAATCCAAATTAATGCACCATTTTCAATAGGATACATTTTTCCTTTATACTCTTTTTCACCCTCTTCTATAAGTGCAGCAAATCCCCACCAACCTTTATGGTTCATAGCAAAAGAGAAATTACCATTTTCATCTGTTTTAACAACTTGAGTAATATGAGTATCACTTGGTGCTTTTAATCCAAACTCATTATAAAGTTCAACTTCTACTTCTACATTACTTGCAGGTTTACCATTGTGTAAAACTTTTCCTGAAAAGATATTTCCTGCATATAAAGCAAATGGCTTTGTTGTTGGAATAATCTCATATTTTAATCCAAGTGGTTCATCCCATCCATCTTCCATTCCATATGCTGAAATAATTGATTTTGGTACATGAGAAATATATTTCCCTTCATCAGGTTCAAAATATGGTTCTGGTTGAACAAAAAACTGATAAACACCAGGTCTTTTTATTTTGTATGAAGTCTCCCAAGCTTTGTGCTCAAACTTTGTAGTTTCACTTAAAGGTAGTTCCTCTTTTTTATTTCCTACATAAATCCCAAAAGGTTTTTCCATTGTCATACCAGTTTGCTCAAAAGGATGTATAAACATGGCATCAAACTTTATATTTGATTGTTCTTTAGAGTTAACATTGTCTGTTGATGGTAAAAATGTCAAAAAGTGTGCATTTGCAATTGTAGCTGCTGCGATTGCTAAAGTTGAAATAAGTTTTTTCAAGATATGCCTTTCATTTTTTAGAAATTATATTTATAAGGCAGTTATAGAAGAATAAATTTTAAAGATACTTATGTACTTTATGAACTAATTATTATAACTTGCAATTGCTACAATTAAAGCTTGCAATCCTAAAACAATCCAAAGAATCTTATTTGAGTTTTCATCAAACCATTTATTAAATTTTTGAAAGGGTGTCATAGAGTTATTTTATAAAAGTAGCACTTAAAAAGTGCTACTTCTTTATATAATAAATAGTGCTAAAAGAACAAGTCCCGCTAAATAAATAGCTCCAAAGATTGCTCCTAACATCCACCATTTTGCCTGAGATATATACCCAGCTCCATACCATATAGGTGATGGTCCTGTTGCATATGGTGTTAAAATTCCCATTAAACCTAAAGACCCAACTAATAATAGTGCTAAAGAGTGAACCATATCAGCTGGAATAAGATTTACACCAATTCCAATAAATAAAGGTAAAAGTGCTACAACGTGTGCAGTAACACTTGCAAATAAATAGTGGAATAAGAAGAATAAAACGACAAGAACTAATACTACTATTGAAGGAGATAAACCTTCAAGCCAAGTAGAGATTAATCCTGCTGCCCAATCTAAATATCCTACTTTTTTAAGACCACCGGCCATTGCAACTAAAGTGGCGAACCAAATAAATACATTGATTGCAGCTTTATTTGTAATTACGTCTTCCCATGAAATTACATTTGTTAAAACTAATAAACATAATACAGAGATAGCGGCAACTGTACTATTTACACCAATTTGTTTACCAAATATCCATAATACTAAAGCTAAAATCCCAAGTCCAAGCATGATTAACTCTTTTTGAGTTATTGAACCCATTTTTTTAAGCTCTTCTGCTGCCCAAGCTGGTGCTTCAGGAGAGTGTTTTTGTTCTGGTGGATAAATAAGGTATGCTAAATATGGTACTAATAAAAACAGTGGAATCATAACTATTGCTAGTGTTGAAAACCATTGTCCCCAAGTAATAACTATATCAGCATTTTTTTCAACTAAAGAAACTGCTAAAAGGTTTGGAGCTAGTGCTGTTAAGAACATCGAACTAGTTACACAAGTAGCTGCAATAGCAACCCATGAAATATATGCTCCTAATTTTCTAGGTTCATTTTCTGGTGTTGAATTAAACATCTGAGGAATATTAATCGCAATTGGGAAAATTGTCCCTGCACTTCTTGCAGTATTTGAAGGCATAAATGGAGATAAAATTCCATCTGCAAATGCCACTGCGTAACCTAAACCTAAAGAAGTTTTCCCTAGTTTTTTTACTAATAATAAAGCAATTCTTTTTCCAAGACCACTTTTTTTATAACCAAGTGCAAACATAAATGCCGCAAAGATAAGCCAGATAACTCCATTTGAGAAACCACTTAATGCCCAATCTCTACTCGCTTTTGCACTATCACTTACTAATCCAAAAGTAGCACTAAATGCAACACCTACTAATCCAATCATTGCTGCAGGAATAGGTTCTAAAATTAAGCCTACAATCACACCAATAAATACTGCGAAAAAGTAATGAGCATTTGCTGTAAGACCTTCGGGAGTCGGAAGTATAGCAATAAATATTGCAACTAAAATGGGTAAAGCCATTTTCATTTTGTTAGATAACATAATTAACTCCTTCTTATTATAATTATGTAATATATTTATAATTATTGCACAATATTACTTTTATTATATTTAATTTTAATGTTACAATTAGAGGTATTTTTTAAGTTATTTAGTAGTTTTGTAAAATGAGCATAGGAATGTATTCCTATACTATTTTATTAGTTTGGTAGAAGTTTAACAGGAACGATTTGGAACTAAATTATATCAATATACATACTATTTTATGGATACTTTAGTAATGTAGCTATTTTATAGTACCGTATTAAATACCGTTAAATAAAATCTTTTTATTTACTGAATATAGAAAATAAATTATTTATTCTAACTTTTTTTTAGTTTTTCATATTCTTCTACTAATTTTAGATTAATGAAACATTTATTGTAAGCTGAAGCACCAAAACTTAATTTTAAATTATACTTTTTTATTATTTCATTAAGTAATTCATGAATATCTTGAGTTGTAATACCTTGTTTAAGAGATATCCTTTTATCACCAATATTCTCAATTCCCAATTTATGTAAAGTTTCAAAATCATTAAAAAGTACAATAAAATGAGAGATATCATAACTATACTTACTTGAAAAAATTTCAGTGTCATTAATAAATGCTTCTCTTAAAAAAATCAAATCCTTTACTAAAAGAGATGATATTAAATTATAGTAACTTTTAGTTGCAATAAGTTCTTCACTATATGTGTCAACATAAGACTTTTCAAACAAATTAATTACGGTACAAAGCTGCAATAAATAGCTTTTCATTCTAATTTTGATAGATTTTTCTTTTTCTTTTCTTTTTCTTAATTCTATTTTCTTTGTATTATTTATACTCTTTAAAACACTTAAAGAAGCAATTGATGCAGACAGTATAATTCCTAATGGAGCAAGTAAAGTTATAAACTTATCTAATGTAAATTGAAATAGCAATATGCAAAAAATTGAGAAAAAAACAACTCCTAATAAATATGCAATTACTTTATACAAAAAATCTATAGAAATATTTTTTTGAATCTTGTTATCAATTACTTTTTCAATAGGTGTGCATACGTATTCTTTTTTCTTATTCATCTTCATAGATCTTTATACTTCACAACTGTTGCATTAAGATGGTGTATATTTGTACTTGAAACACTTCCTCCACTTCTTGAAGATATGCTTCCATTTACATGTGTTGACACATTATCACTATTAATTATTATTGCATCAGCATTTAAATTATAAGCATGTTTATATAAATTAAACATAATTCTATCAAAATCTTTAGATTTAAGATTTACTACATCTAAGGTATCATGTTTTTCTGGTACAAATTCACTTAATAATGGAAACTTCTTTTTAAAATATTTATATACTTCTAAACTCCTAGCATATCGTTCTTTTGGTTTTTTTGAAAATTTACTTTGAATAAAAAATAAAATAGATGCAATTATTATAGATATAATAAAATTTTGCATTTCTCCTTCAAATAAACCTAAAAAACCCAGAAATAGAATAAAGCCGCCTGCTCCGCCAAAAAAACCTAAACCTGGTTCAATTAAAGACTCATCACCAATAATTTTGATTTCTTCATCTTTTTTATTTATTGTTGTGTTTTCATTATTTATTTTTTCACTTAAGATATTACTTTCTTTTTGCGTCATTGGATTTCCACAATGAGGACAGCTATAAGCTTTATCACTTATTTGTTCATCACATTCTTCACAATTAATTAATGCCATATTTTAACCTTGTAATATATTTAAATTTAATTATATAAAAATTTAATTGAATTATAAATTATTTTTTGAATACTTTTTGTTATAATAAATTGTTAAAAAAAGAAAAAATTATAGAAAAAATACAAGCTTAAAAAAGTAAAAACTATAAAGTAAAAGAATTTTAAAACTATTAAAAAGGATAAATATGTATGAAAATGATTTAGCAACAGGAACAGACTATCAATATAATTCT
Encoded here:
- a CDS encoding bacteriohemerythrin; the protein is MNTYLATWDSAYSIGHEKVDQEHKKLFEIASKAYKCQNNKAELMSIIKELIKYTKFHFSNEENYMESIGYKNVEEHKSIHKEIVNKLNQLIKKLKTSSIEENIKELSDFINTNLLQHILLVDKKVHHTMKSREDLKKHFAWKNSYEVKNEKIDNEHKELFKLAIEALNYHDKDIKKHIKITINKLYEYMKYHFENEEKYMASIEYPHLKEHIAQHKKIINEMNSFIKSIPLLTLIDFERKLIEYIDIWLIGHIIYEDRKIVNENNSY
- a CDS encoding ABC transporter substrate-binding protein yields the protein MYQFQFAGYIMAKEKGFYSLKGLDVTLKEYKANNAPIYEVRDGKAQFGISRSDLIIHRLNGMANYLQLFALCQASPLELNTIEKRGIKELSDLKGKKILYFDTPELFASIYGMLETNGIKSDDYTWVKAKGYDLEEIMDGRADIVAGYSTITPNIFKNKGYNPVSFHPKDYGFDFYGDILFTTDEYAKENPLIVKNFYEASLKGWEYAFANVDETIDVIKEKYNTQNLKKELLEYEADAFKELAFFPGIPFGDINPVKLEKIANTFKLLGKTESTKTDFTDFIYTSKDKNSYLTKKEKAYIKDNPVIKVGVKKDSVPIDFINKLGLHSGVANDILKFVSQNTGLRFIYIQDTESIQKLEKKELDLIITIQELNNKNFLSTKTIFNLKEEKFIKDITQDDNSIKQIKTQNIPISFTLHKDNQVLKSILLKTIEKLTVEQRKAIHNKWVPKVIKESFDWTIIWQILTLAALIIILLLYKNIQRKKSEKIRLSKQVDEKTKDLQIALEDKALLLKELNHRVKNNMQMIISLLRLQEDSIKDEKLKSILLTIQNRINAMSHFHELLYTQNNTTHIHADDYIELLISDLKSGFESNIDIEYDIKVDLDISQAIYVGIILNELITNAIKYAYDDDSGLIFIELKREKNIYYLRVKDNGKGFQKESSKNSLGMTLIKLLVQKQLKGSVVFNSNNGVEVNIQWSNNK
- a CDS encoding YwbE family protein, coding for MIRDPKERDDINIGLKVNIVLKKDQRTNKLTQGVVKKLLTNSSYHPHGIKVQLEDGQVGRVKEIL
- a CDS encoding YaiI/YqxD family protein, translated to MTLYVDGDAFPNLLKPILLRAIERLGLKTLVIANKKINIGKSSNITYMVVDQGADEADNKIVELLQEGDLVITADIPLASRTIEKQAHAIDHRGLEYTEDNIKECLAVRNLMQEIRDSGEITKGPSAFTQKDAQKFANSLNAFLQKIK
- a CDS encoding energy-coupling factor transporter transmembrane protein EcfT, translated to MISLSPTASFVAAIFYSIFISFSNVEILYFLPLAYVLFCEYKNFFQILKRVVLLNIFIVMIFIVLLLQTSLEEALNIYLRTNMIIAFNIALFFRSSGYDIVRALNDLRFPKRVVSSIYFTLKMIQVLSDELKTIRQTLKARGFKASSSLFAYETYGNLFGHIFVKSIRKAQALEQTFNLRGFHGRIYLINTIKISYYDLILIFLITLIYIKRFIV
- a CDS encoding energy-coupling factor ABC transporter ATP-binding protein encodes the protein MSCSINVKNVSYEINERVLFQDITLNVSHEEKIAIVGSNGSGKSSFLKIVAGLIKPKEGEVFLFHDKMEKLKDFRKYRSDIGYLPQDVNDFFLCPTVIEDVMFNLRAKGIKKDDAYSKAFEILKELEIEHLENRTIYDLSGGEQKIVALASILITKPKILLLDEPTNALDEEAEKKIVNILNSIKKSMIIVSHHKSFIESLAPTIYRLKENSLEKIN
- the cbiM gene encoding cobalt transporter CbiM — its product is MHISDGILTSEVAIGTAVLTVGLLALSFKDLKNKNIAIVSAMSALFFIASFVHIPLGFVQIHLILIGIIGIVLGAQVFLAIFIALLLQATLLGYGGISSLGANLIIMSLPAYLIYLASKMQLLNIFPEKLKYFMIGFLAVLLSTLLLALILALSKEEYLYASYTVFLANVPAMFIEGLVTLFLINYLKKSIPDLLDEAKV
- a CDS encoding DASS family sodium-coupled anion symporter; its protein translation is MLSNKMKMALPILVAIFIAILPTPEGLTANAHYFFAVFIGVIVGLILEPIPAAMIGLVGVAFSATFGLVSDSAKASRDWALSGFSNGVIWLIFAAFMFALGYKKSGLGKRIALLLVKKLGKTSLGLGYAVAFADGILSPFMPSNTARSAGTIFPIAINIPQMFNSTPENEPRKLGAYISWVAIAATCVTSSMFLTALAPNLLAVSLVEKNADIVITWGQWFSTLAIVMIPLFLLVPYLAYLIYPPEQKHSPEAPAWAAEELKKMGSITQKELIMLGLGILALVLWIFGKQIGVNSTVAAISVLCLLVLTNVISWEDVITNKAAINVFIWFATLVAMAGGLKKVGYLDWAAGLISTWLEGLSPSIVVLVLVVLFFLFHYLFASVTAHVVALLPLFIGIGVNLIPADMVHSLALLLVGSLGLMGILTPYATGPSPIWYGAGYISQAKWWMLGAIFGAIYLAGLVLLALFII
- a CDS encoding DUF4198 domain-containing protein, translating into MKKLISTLAIAAATIANAHFLTFLPSTDNVNSKEQSNIKFDAMFIHPFEQTGMTMEKPFGIYVGNKKEELPLSETTKFEHKAWETSYKIKRPGVYQFFVQPEPYFEPDEGKYISHVPKSIISAYGMEDGWDEPLGLKYEIIPTTKPFALYAGNIFSGKVLHNGKPASNVEVEVELYNEFGLKAPSDTHITQVVKTDENGNFSFAMNHKGWWGFAALIEEGEKEYKGKMYPIENGALIWIKAY